The following DNA comes from Malania oleifera isolate guangnan ecotype guangnan chromosome 12, ASM2987363v1, whole genome shotgun sequence.
TTGTTGGAAGCCCTTGAAATTTATCCTCCAATCAAATTACGAGGTAAGTTTGTCGGTTACAGTAGAATTTCATTTTTGTTTGTGTGCGTTTGTTGCACATAGAGTCTCCATTTCTTCTACTCCTTGTTATTTGTTTCCCGTGTGAACTCGCGGATTCTTCAATGTCttgtatatttatgtatatatattcttatGTATTCGCATGTTTACTTATTGATTTTTTATTCACAAATTTattcattatttaaaaaaaaaaaaatagtattgaATTTGTGGGATAAGGACTTTATAGAATAATATGGGGAGAAAGGTAGAAGGAAATCTGCGTCagcttttttttttgaaactgcCTCAGCTTTCGTTTTATAATAGTAGGTATGAATAGATATACAGGCTTGAATGTGTGAATTTGTTTATGTGAGCACATTCAAAAAAAGGAAAGGATATTTGACAAGAAGCCTCTCTTATCTTATTGAGGAATTGGAAAGTTTTAGTTAGAACAATGCCCTCCGTTAATGATAGATATTTTAGCAATGTCCTTCCCAGATTCAAAATTTTGCTGGAAATTGCATAATGCCACACCATGTCTGACTGGAAATTGCTTTCATGTGAGGCTAATTATGCCTGTTAATGGTGCAGGCTGATTTTAGACAATTTTGTTCAAACTCAGCCCAAATAAGAAAAGATCAAACTCAAGATCACTCATTGTTCATGAATGAATTCAGGCCGAGTTTGAGCTGCTCAAAATTAACAATATAATGGGCGTATAATTGAGTAAAAACCTATCTCAAGCTTAATTTAAAAGTACATATTAGATATGTCAGAGAAGAGAACCAATGATATCGAGAATTTGAATTAAGATGTTAACTAGATTATTAATTGTCTGAGCTTTATTTATTAAAACAGCTTTTGTAAATATATTACACACGTAtaaaacatattcatataatgCTTTGCCCATGCTTGAGCTTGGGGTCATATTTTTGTCCAAGCTCATAATGTTTCAGGCTGAATAGACTGGCTTTCTGGTAGCTTAACCCAATTACCAGTCCTAAGAATAATGCATTAAAGGACCAAAATGCCACTGTAACACATGAGATGCATTTTTTATGTCATCTCGTTTTTAGGTTTTAAATGTTGAAGGCATGAATTTTAGATtttgtttagtttgtttttgCATTTTAAAGCCAATTTATAAGCCACATTTTGGTTACTTCGTtctattatttttgttttaaaacaatttttggaTTGACAGTGCAACTTTTGGTGGCTTTTGAATCTAGGGGAATTTGTTCTAGCAAGAATTATAATGGGTAACATTATTCCAAATAAAatgtgtggttttttttttttcttttgcatttgAAAATTCCCAATagaataaaatgaattttttaaaaaactggGCCTTTTGACACAAAGTTTCCAGTATGTTATCAGGGAATTGTGAAAAAGGACCTTATGTCTTAATATGAACAATATCCCCATCCCCCCAAATTTCTGTTGGAGCAATGCTTCCCTTGAATCAAAAAGTTTCTGGCTCATGATGTATATGTCATGTGATGTGCATAAGATTTGTGTATGTTGCATCTGTTGCCCTATCTCCAGTCAACAATGTGTTTTGGTAAGAGCGATAAATTGCAGTGACCAAAGAGCCCGTACAAGAGAGCCTTAAAAggcctcctctctctctctctctctcagtcatGGTGTAAATACAATAGTTCTTTCCACTACAGAAAAGACAAAGTTTCCATTCTCTGTAGCAGCAGTCCCCTCTCTGTCCATATTAGAGGAGCAGATTCCCTCTCTCCTTTACCTAATTGCTCTAGGGTGTTGTCTATTTGCTTGCAGTTTTTTGCCCAACAAAACTAGGCCAAATCAAATTTATGTAGAAATCAAACCAGAATTTTGTTATTTGATTTGGCTTGGTTTCAGCTTGTGCAAAAATATGAAGtagattaaaaaaaacaaaaacttatACAGAAACAGGcagcaaaaatattatttatgtattttatacataataaaaatataaaatttgtaatttgttttttatctttttttggtTGAAATAATCAAACTGAACCAATccaaattgtgtttcaaatcttactaaACTAAGGACTTTGGTTTGGCTTCAGTTGGTGAAAAAAATAGTGTTTGCAAAAAGAAATTATATAGGACTAGAGGgcaaaaatattatttgtaaACTTTATATGTGATAAAAATATATTACATCTACACATAATACAATTTGTGATTTGGTTTGATTTGTTCATGTAATTAAACTAAGCCAAACCAAATTTTGTTACAAACCCAACCAAATTAAATTCTCCAATCAGACAAGGGTAGCTTCTTGTCAAAGGACCTATTGATAAATAAAAGAATTTaactattaaaaagaaaaagaaaaggtaaaACTCTATGCATCTAACAATGAaacaaatagtaaaaaataaataagtcaAATAACATTGTTTTTGTGGTTGGTAATTTAAGAGCAATTGCATATTGCGTGTCATGTATAGAACAGTGGCTTAAATGCCAGTTTAACTGGTGGGCATCAATCTAATATTGCAATATATGGCATATCTTAAGGATATTTCATTTCATGCAGTAGTGTTGAATCAAATGTATGTTGAAGAATATGTGGATCTATCTTTCCAAACATGGATTGATGTAGCATGTGAAAATGCTCTGTAATTGGCATGTGATGGATTACTTTCTCACCCCCTTATCGGAATATTATCCTATTATCTTGTTTGAAATTGTTTGCAAATGTAAGAAGAAAGTGGTTAATTAAGGTGAAATATTGGCCAGTTGGAACTCAAAATCACTTTTTAATTAAACTATAACTCATCataaatggaagaaaaaaaattcatttgaAGAATGCAATATTAATCTGCAAATTTCTTTTATATGGAAATTAGTTGAATGAGAAAAACATGGTGACATACTGGTTAAATAGAGTTTGTTATTTTAAGTGTTaacaaatttcaaagattactaGCCATGTTGAAGTTTCTGTACTACAAATTGAattaaattggaaaaaaaataaagtgaaAAGATGTTATATAGTCTTCCTAATTTGTTTCCTTTTCATGTCAAGCCGTAAAATGCTCCATCTGCACTGTACACATCTTTATTGTGCTCCAGTGATATGGGATGTATTCTTCTAATTTGCATAGAAATGATGTGGCATGGAAATGGTCTTCCATAAGGTATTTAGTATTCAAAAGCAGTATTGAGAAATTGATTGATACATacatatgattatgtatgttaGTTTTATAGGTCATATTTGCTTCATAACAAATTGGTCCTGATTGCCAAAAGCAGTTTTGAGAAATTGATTGATACATacatatgattatgtatgttaGTTTTATAGGTCGTATTTGCTTCATAACAAATTGGCCCTGATTGCATTTATGAGTTTTTACCCACTAGAACAATATTAATGTCTTGCATCAAAGAAGTCACTAGTTGAGATGTTCCATTAAATGTTGTCAACAAGAACTCTGCTGTGGCTTAATGCTGGTAAAAACAACATGAGCCTTTGTTTCCTTTTGTCCAAGTCCAATTTCATACAGGAACCGCCAATTATCAATTTACATTAATACATGGATTATCTCATTGCTCAAATCTTGACATATGGAGCAATTGTAAGCACTAAAGTCTCTAAAATGAATGTTGATATCTTTCATTGGCAAGGAGAGTTAATCAAAAATTTGTTTACCTGCAGGTATACATCGCCACTTTGTGCTTTATGGTCTAATGGAATTTTTGCGTAGAAGGTTTACTTTGTCTTTTGCTTTTGTCTTTTACCACCAGTTTCACCAAGTTAAATAAAACCTTAAATATTGTTACATATTTACTTCTTGTGACAGCTTTGATCGGCACTTCTCTCCTGATGAGGTTTTGCAGTTGCTGGATCGATTCTACAACTTGGAAATGCTGGTATGTAATTACACTAAATCATGTGTTATTGTCGTCGCTTGTAGACTTGTAGTTGTGGTGAACCATGGAGACACCACCATAATCACCAATGAAGTGGGAAGTATTTGATTTGACATGAAATGCTCAGAAAAGCAGCATGGCTTGCTGATTGTTATTAAGAGTACAGCAGATTCTTTTCCCATGCTAATTAAAGCAGACTCGATTCCCATTTATTTGATGAATGTCCCTATTAACTTGGTGGCAACTACATTTGATCACAGAGTTCTTAAAGTTAATTTctcatttcataaaaatatgaacttATAATCTCCTGGTACGGCGGGAACTGCATCCAAATTTTTTGGGTATATTATATGTGGTATTGCATAATTTTgggtatgtatgtgtgtgtgcacTCTCATGCCATTGCAAACTTGCAATATTAGGTGATCAATAATTTGTTTAGTATAGCTGATATATGAATATTGCAATTCATAGCTGGAAAGGGTAATAAAAAACATGATGGAAAATGAGTACATTTAGTAAAACCTAGTTGTGGCTGTGGTTCATTGATTATAAGACATTGTGACCTGGTAATGTAGGAAGAATGCCAAATGAACTGGTGAAATAATGAAAATTGATTCGATTATAAGGTTGTCGATTTGTCATATGAAGACTAAAATAGCTAGTAAAGAGATTGTGTGCAAGTGTTTTCATTTATGAAAAATAGTGTGTATTACTTCTTTTTCCTCTGCATCAGATTGTTTTGAATGTTTCATCTAGTTTTACCACTTGAGCATAGAGAATACTGTCTATGTTATTTCAATTGATTGCTCATGCTCCAATGCTCGTTAGTTTTGAAAGTGTATTGCTTAATTTTCCACTGTATCATATTGGTTAAATGTTATGTTTGGTTTCCAAAATAGAATGGGATGGAAATAGAATGgtatgaaaatttgaatgggGAAGTTGAAGAAATCACATCataaattcaattcaattccaTTCCACTCGATTTCATTCTATTCTCATGCGCCAAACCAGTTGTAAATGTTTATCCTCTTTTAACACTAATGGGTGCCCTGCTGATGTTTTGGTAAATTTCAGAAACCAGATCACGAGGAGACAGAATTCTTGAATCAAGAGGAAGAGTTCTGCTTGCCCCAAAGTTACTTTGTGAAGGAAGAATCATAAATCTAACCAAGTGAATTCAGGTGTACAGAAATATCTTCGTTGTGACTTTTTTTGTTCATTTGCATATAATAGTCACCCTTGGTATTATGCTTTTAGGATTGTTCTGTTtctattacacattttatcatagttaaGAAAATTTCAGTTGTATACACGAGGGAAGTGTT
Coding sequences within:
- the LOC131145070 gene encoding uncharacterized protein LOC131145070 isoform X2; this translates as MNGAGKEEEQDGMSVHSPCKAPPSSASSLPKEQSQVELELRLLEALEIYPPIKLRGIHRHFVLYGLMEFLRRSFDRHFSPDEVLQLLDRFYNLEMLKPDHEETEFLNQEEEFCLPQSYFVKEES
- the LOC131145070 gene encoding uncharacterized protein LOC131145070 isoform X3, producing the protein MNGAGKEEEQDGMSVHSPCKAPPSSASSLPKSQVELELRLLEALEIYPPIKLRGIHRHFVLYGLMEFLRRSFDRHFSPDEVLQLLDRFYNLEMLKPDHEETEFLNQEEEFCLPQSYFVKEES
- the LOC131145070 gene encoding uncharacterized protein LOC131145070 isoform X1, encoding MNGAGKEEEQDGMSVHSPCKAPPSSASSLPKSQVELELRLLEALEIYPPIKLRGIHRHFVLYGLMEFLRRSFDRHFSPDEVLQLLDRFYNLEMLVCNYTKSCVIVVACRLVVVVNHGDTTIITNEVGSI